In Armatimonadota bacterium, the genomic stretch CGAGTTGAGCGCACTGCTCGGTAAGGAAGAGGAGTACATCTACGGACTGCCCGATCACTCAGAGCGCGCGCAGTATATCTCCGGCCAGTTGAGCGCTCCGAGCGCAAAGGTATACAACACCCTGCCCGTAGACATCCAGAGAGTGCTGCTCAAGAGGGACAGCCACGGGAACGTGCCGCTCTCTCAGGTAGAGACTGAGCGACTGCTTATTGACCTCGTCTCGGACAAGATCCGGCGGTTGAACGAAGGGCGCGACGAGAGAGACAGATACAAGTTCAGTCCGCTCGGCCACTTTTTCGGCTACGAGGGGCGCTGCGCCGCCCCGACGAACTTCGATGCGGACTACACATACTCGCTCGGATACACAGCGGCCCAGCTCGTTCGAGCCGGGTTGACCGGATACACTGTGATGGTGCAGAACCTGACCAAGCAGTCGGACGAGTGGGTAGCCGGCGGAGTGCCGGTCACGATGATGCTCAACATGGAGACGCGGAAGGGCAGGAAGGTACCGGTGATCAGGAAGGCGCTCACGGACCTCGATGCACCACCCTTCAAGAAGTTCGCCGAGAATCGCGAGTCCTGGGCGCTGAACGACGAGTACACGTTCCCCGGCCCGATCCAGTACTTCGGCCCATCCGAGGTCGCGGACAGGACTACCGAAACGCTCGCTCTCGAGAGAGGGCGCTGAGGCGCGAACACCCCGCATCAAACGTCCGACACTGAGAGTGGAACCCCCGGCCGGAGCTTTCTTCGCCGGGGGTTCTGCATTACAGCGCCGTGATATCGTGCCGTTCGATCAGGTACTCCTTCGCGGCCTCCATCTGCTCGGAGGTCGGCTCGCGGAACGGGTTTGGGGCACGTTCAATTCCCAGGCGGAGGTACTTGGAGTCACCGAGAGGATGGTACGAAAGCAGTTCGATCCACCGGCAGTTGCGTAGTGACCGGTAGATATCGGCCAGCCGGTCGAGGTGCCGCTCATCCAGGTTGACGCCGGCGATCAGGAGGCACCGAAGAATCGTAACGCCGCCCGCTTCATCGACCAGACGCAAATTCTTCAATATCGGTGCGAGCGGCACCCCGGTATTCGCCTGGTGGCGCGCCTCGTCGGTGTCCTTGACGTCCCATAGAAAGAGGTCCACCAGCGGGACCATCTCCAGGAAGTGCCGGGACGGCCCGAAGCCGCAGGTCTCGACGCAGGTGTGCAGCGCAGGCCGCCCTTCGATACACTCGCTATGCGAGCACTCAGGGCTGTCGGTGCTGTTCCCGGGGTCTGCACCGCCCAGTCTCGAGTAGCGAAGCATATCGAGAGACGGTGGCACACCATACCTAGCTCCCTCAAGTATCGCACGAGTGAACTCAAACTGGCACAGCGGCTCTCCGCCGGACAGGGTCAGTCCGCCGCCGGACTCCTCGTAGAAGACGCGATCCTTCTCGACCTCGGCTATCACGTCGTCGGCGGTCATCTCCCGGCCCGCGACCTCGAGGGCCCTGGCGTAGCATACCTCGGCACAGATCATGCAGGCCCGGCAGAGGGAACGATCGAAGGCGTGACCCTCCTCAGTCATCAAGTGCGCGCCCTCGGGACAGGCAGAGACGCACTTCGCGCATCCGATGCAGAGCTGCGGCGTGTAGAACAGCTCACGGCGGCTGCTTTTCGATTCAGGGTTGTGACACCAGGCACAGTCGAGCCAGCAGCCCTTGAGGAAGACGACGGTCCGGATGCCCGGACCGTCGTGCGTGCAGAATCGCTGGATGTCGAAGATAGTTCCGGTAGTCAAGTGCCTGGCAAATCCCGAGTACGATTACGATTAGGAGTGCGAGTACGAGCGCCCACGCTCCCGCGCTCTGCTACACCACCTGCTGCGTGCGACCGATCACCATGTCCTGCCAGTTCTTGTCCAGGGTAGCGAATCGCGCCGACCATCCAGCGATGCGGACCGACAGGTTAGGGTACTTCTCGGGGTGCCGCTGGGCATCCAGCAGGAGTGCCGTATCCACGATATCCACGTGCATGAAGCACCCGCCGAGTTTCACGAAGCTCTTCATCAGCCCCACGAGCGCCTTGACGCCCTGCTCGCCCTTGACCGATGCCGGCAGGATCTTCAGCTCGAGAGTGCCGACGTTGGGCAGGTTGGTGTAGTCCATCTTGCAGTAAGACTTGAGCATCGCCGTCGGGCCTTTGCGATCAGTCCCGGGCGACGGGGAGAAGTTCGTGGCGAGTATCTCGCCGAGGTGGTGGCCGTCGGCGGTCGCCTTGCGATACGCCCGCCACTCGATCTCGCGGCCGAAGGTGCTGATCCCCGCCGGGCGGAGGACGCCGTTGCGATCTTTGACCTCTGAGGCCATCCGGGTGTAGTCGTCGAAGACGCGCTTGACCATCGCATCGGCCTCGTCGTTGTCGTTTCCGTAGGTCTCGACGCGGTTGAGCACCAACTGCCGGAGGTTCTCCTGCCCCTGCCAATCGGAGCGCAGGATGTCGATCAACTCGTTCAAGGTGAGCCGCTTCTCCTCGTAGACGAGCTTCTTGATCGCGAGCAGGCTGTTCGCCGTGTTGGCGATCCCTCCGATGTGCGGCGCGAGGGCAGTGTAGACCGGCCCGCGGTCCCAGTAGCCGCGCCCCTTCTCGATGCAGCCCTCGACGAGCATCGACACGACCGGCGGTGCGGCCCCTCC encodes the following:
- a CDS encoding glycyl-radical enzyme activating protein, with the protein product MTTGTIFDIQRFCTHDGPGIRTVVFLKGCWLDCAWCHNPESKSSRRELFYTPQLCIGCAKCVSACPEGAHLMTEEGHAFDRSLCRACMICAEVCYARALEVAGREMTADDVIAEVEKDRVFYEESGGGLTLSGGEPLCQFEFTRAILEGARYGVPPSLDMLRYSRLGGADPGNSTDSPECSHSECIEGRPALHTCVETCGFGPSRHFLEMVPLVDLFLWDVKDTDEARHQANTGVPLAPILKNLRLVDEAGGVTILRCLLIAGVNLDERHLDRLADIYRSLRNCRWIELLSYHPLGDSKYLRLGIERAPNPFREPTSEQMEAAKEYLIERHDITAL